Proteins co-encoded in one Candidatus Limnocylindrales bacterium genomic window:
- a CDS encoding LLM class flavin-dependent oxidoreductase, which translates to MALLSVLDLAPIIEGGTAAEALRNSRDVARHAERWDYRRFWLAEHHGMPGIASAATAVVIGYVAEGTERIRVGAGGIMLPNHSPLVIAEQFGTLESLYPGRIDLGLGRAPGTDPVTARALRRNLESGPETFPQDVLELLAYFSDPDPDRTVRAVPGAGLKVPIWILGSSLYGAQVAAALGLPFAFASHFAPTQMMQALELYRSRFRPGALEKPHVMLGFNVFAADTDEEARLLSTSVQQAFVALRRGRPIQLPPPLEGFDETLAPAERAVLEAVLSCSAVGSPETVREAMAAFLDRTRADELMIVSQIHDHRARLRSFEIAAQQARMLAASS; encoded by the coding sequence GTGGCGCTGTTGTCGGTTCTCGACCTTGCACCCATCATCGAAGGCGGAACGGCCGCCGAGGCGCTGCGCAACAGTCGCGACGTTGCGCGGCATGCCGAGCGCTGGGATTACCGGCGCTTCTGGCTGGCCGAGCATCACGGAATGCCGGGCATCGCCAGCGCCGCTACGGCGGTGGTCATCGGGTACGTCGCCGAAGGCACCGAACGCATCCGTGTCGGCGCCGGCGGCATCATGCTGCCGAACCATTCGCCGCTGGTGATTGCCGAGCAGTTCGGCACGCTCGAATCGCTGTACCCCGGACGCATCGATCTGGGACTGGGCCGCGCTCCGGGCACCGACCCGGTCACCGCGCGCGCCTTGCGTCGCAACCTGGAATCGGGGCCCGAGACGTTTCCGCAGGATGTTCTGGAGCTGCTGGCGTACTTCTCCGATCCCGATCCCGATCGGACCGTTCGCGCGGTTCCGGGCGCGGGACTGAAGGTCCCGATCTGGATCCTCGGCTCCAGCCTCTATGGCGCGCAGGTGGCCGCGGCACTGGGCCTGCCGTTCGCGTTCGCCTCGCATTTCGCGCCGACGCAGATGATGCAGGCGCTGGAGCTGTATCGCAGCCGCTTCCGTCCCGGCGCGCTCGAGAAGCCGCACGTGATGCTCGGCTTCAACGTCTTCGCCGCCGACACCGACGAGGAGGCCCGATTGCTGTCGACGTCGGTGCAGCAGGCTTTCGTGGCGCTGCGCCGCGGCCGCCCCATCCAGCTGCCGCCGCCGCTCGAAGGATTCGACGAGACGCTGGCTCCGGCCGAGCGCGCGGTGCTCGAGGCGGTGCTGTCGTGCTCGGCCGTCGGATCACCGGAGACCGTGCGTGAAGCGATGGCGGCGTTTCTCGACCGGACGCGCGCGGACGAGCTGATGATCGTCTCGCAGATCCACGATCATCGCGCGCGCCTGCGCTCGTTCGAGATCGCGGCGCAGCAGGCGCGGATGCTGGCGGCCTCGTCGTGA
- the glgX gene encoding glycogen debranching protein GlgX: MKLMEMHAPLREGTRELVLLPGEPFPQGATWDGEGVNFSLFAAGAEAVELCLFDSAEDRHESARLRLRERTNDFWHGYLPHLRPGQLYGYRVYGPFDPAAGLRFNANKLLLDPYAKAIGRGLHWDDAVFGYTIGSPDGDLSFDERDSAPFAPLAVVADPSFDWQDDEPPRVPWHESIIYETHVRGLTMRHPAVPENLRGTYAGLACDPVLEHLQRLGVTAVELMPVHYFLDDRHLVDRGLRNYWGYNTLGYFAPHPLYAAREHPFGVVWEFRDMVRRLHKAGIEVILDVVYNHTAEGNEMGPTLSFRGIDNLAYYRTVPGNARYYMDFTGCGNTLNMVHPHSLQLMMDSLRYWVTEMHVDGFRFDLAAALARELDEVKQLGAFFDTIYQDPTLASVKLIAEPWDLGPDGYQVGKFPNNWAEWNGRYRDTVRRFWRGDMGLHADVATRLGGSADLYEHAGRLRSSSINFITAHDGFTLADLVSYEGKHNEANLDDNRDGSDDNSSWNCGVEGETDDAEIRALRWRQMRNFLATLLLSQGVPMIGGGDEIARSQRGNNNGYCQDNELTWYDWNLSEEQQAFFDFACRLSRYRREHPTFHRRTFRDENPDTPDVETIRWLRSDGQPMRDEDWEDGGWMRTLGMLLLGDAPEIRDSAGQRVQDDDFLLLLNAYHEPIKFRVPEELRQRIWRTVFDTARPELAPDKERLRKSGLVQLAGRSMVVLRRGR; the protein is encoded by the coding sequence ATGAAGCTGATGGAAATGCATGCACCCCTTCGGGAGGGCACGCGCGAGCTCGTGTTGCTCCCGGGCGAACCTTTCCCGCAAGGCGCAACGTGGGACGGCGAGGGCGTGAACTTCTCGCTGTTCGCCGCCGGCGCAGAAGCGGTGGAGCTGTGCCTCTTCGACAGCGCCGAGGATCGCCACGAATCGGCGCGATTGCGGCTGCGCGAGCGCACCAACGACTTCTGGCACGGCTATCTGCCGCATCTGCGCCCGGGCCAGCTTTACGGCTACCGCGTCTACGGGCCGTTCGATCCCGCGGCAGGGCTGCGGTTCAACGCCAACAAGCTGCTGCTCGATCCGTATGCCAAAGCCATCGGCCGCGGCCTGCACTGGGACGACGCCGTCTTCGGCTACACCATCGGCTCTCCCGACGGTGATCTATCGTTCGATGAGCGCGACAGCGCCCCCTTTGCTCCGCTCGCCGTCGTCGCCGACCCGTCCTTCGACTGGCAGGATGACGAGCCACCGCGCGTGCCGTGGCACGAGAGCATCATCTACGAGACGCACGTGCGCGGACTGACGATGCGACATCCGGCAGTCCCCGAAAATCTGCGCGGCACCTATGCGGGCCTTGCGTGCGACCCGGTGCTCGAGCACCTGCAGCGCCTGGGCGTCACTGCCGTCGAGCTGATGCCGGTGCACTACTTTCTCGACGACCGCCACCTCGTCGACAGGGGCCTGCGCAACTACTGGGGCTACAACACTCTCGGCTATTTCGCGCCGCATCCGCTGTACGCGGCGCGCGAGCATCCCTTCGGTGTGGTGTGGGAGTTCCGCGACATGGTGCGGCGCCTCCACAAGGCCGGCATCGAGGTGATCCTGGACGTCGTCTACAACCACACCGCCGAAGGCAACGAGATGGGCCCGACGCTGTCGTTCCGCGGCATCGACAACCTCGCCTACTACCGGACGGTGCCGGGCAACGCGCGCTACTACATGGACTTCACCGGCTGCGGCAACACTCTGAACATGGTGCACCCGCATTCGCTGCAGCTCATGATGGACAGCCTTCGCTACTGGGTCACCGAGATGCACGTCGACGGCTTCCGCTTCGACCTGGCGGCTGCGCTGGCCCGCGAGCTCGACGAGGTGAAGCAGCTGGGCGCCTTCTTCGACACCATCTACCAGGACCCCACGCTGGCCTCGGTCAAGCTGATCGCCGAGCCGTGGGATCTGGGGCCCGACGGCTACCAGGTCGGCAAGTTCCCGAACAACTGGGCCGAGTGGAACGGCCGCTACCGCGACACCGTGCGACGGTTCTGGCGCGGCGACATGGGCCTCCACGCCGACGTGGCCACCCGGCTCGGCGGCAGCGCCGACCTCTACGAGCACGCCGGACGCCTGCGCTCCTCGAGCATAAACTTCATCACGGCACACGACGGCTTCACGCTGGCCGACCTGGTTTCCTACGAAGGCAAGCACAACGAGGCCAACCTCGACGACAACCGCGACGGCTCCGACGACAACTCCTCGTGGAACTGCGGCGTCGAAGGCGAGACGGACGATGCCGAGATCCGCGCGCTGCGATGGCGGCAGATGCGCAACTTCCTGGCCACGCTCCTGCTCTCACAGGGCGTGCCGATGATCGGCGGCGGCGACGAGATCGCGCGCAGCCAGCGGGGCAACAACAACGGCTACTGCCAGGACAACGAGCTGACCTGGTACGACTGGAACCTCAGCGAAGAGCAGCAGGCGTTCTTCGACTTCGCCTGCCGCCTCAGTCGCTATCGGCGCGAGCATCCGACGTTCCACCGCCGCACCTTCCGCGACGAGAACCCCGACACGCCCGACGTCGAGACGATCCGCTGGCTGCGCTCGGACGGCCAGCCCATGCGCGACGAAGACTGGGAAGACGGCGGCTGGATGCGCACGCTCGGCATGCTGCTGCTCGGCGACGCGCCCGAGATCCGCGACTCGGCCGGCCAGCGCGTCCAGGACGACGATTTCCTGCTGCTGCTGAACGCCTACCACGAGCCGATCAAGTTCCGCGTCCCCGAAGAGCTGCGCCAGCGCATCTGGCGCACCGTGTTCGACACGGCGCGGCCGGAGCTCGCGCCCGACAAGGAGAGGCTGCGAAAGAGCGGCCTCGTCCAGCTCGCCGGTCGCTCGATGGTGGTCCTGCGTCGTGGCCGATAA
- the nhaR gene encoding transcriptional activator NhaR, with product MSDKTERRIEWLNYHHLLYFWVVAREGGLVAAGRVLRLSHPTLSAQIHALENQLGEKLFTRSGRRLELTEMGRVVLRYADEIFSLGREMLDTVRGRSTGQPMRLDVGIADPVPKLVVRRLLEPALSLADPVRLACHEDSYGKLLADLALHSLDIVIADAPVPPGSSVRAFHHLLGETGVTFFGTAELARKFRRGFPKSLDGAPMLLPLENLSLRRALNQWFDRLDIKPAVTAEFEDSALLSVFGGDGVGIFQAPTVIEKEVTRQHGVEIIGRTQEVRERFYAISVERRLKHPAVVAISDAARHELFARS from the coding sequence ATGAGCGACAAGACCGAGAGACGCATCGAATGGCTGAACTACCACCATCTCCTCTACTTCTGGGTCGTGGCGAGGGAGGGCGGCCTGGTGGCCGCAGGCAGGGTGCTGCGCCTGTCGCATCCGACGCTCAGCGCGCAGATCCACGCGCTGGAGAACCAGCTCGGCGAGAAGCTGTTCACGCGCTCGGGGCGGCGGCTGGAGCTGACCGAGATGGGACGGGTCGTTCTGCGCTATGCGGACGAGATCTTCTCGCTCGGGCGCGAGATGCTCGACACCGTGCGCGGCCGGTCCACGGGACAGCCGATGCGCCTGGATGTCGGCATTGCCGACCCGGTGCCCAAGCTCGTCGTGCGGCGCCTGCTCGAGCCCGCGCTCAGCCTGGCTGATCCGGTGCGCCTGGCCTGTCACGAGGACTCCTACGGAAAGCTGCTGGCCGACCTCGCGCTGCACTCGCTCGACATCGTCATTGCCGACGCGCCGGTCCCGCCCGGCAGCAGCGTGCGCGCGTTCCACCATCTACTCGGAGAAACGGGTGTCACGTTCTTCGGCACCGCCGAGCTGGCCAGGAAGTTCCGGCGCGGGTTTCCGAAATCCCTCGACGGCGCACCGATGCTGCTGCCGCTCGAGAATCTCAGCCTGCGCCGCGCGCTCAATCAGTGGTTCGACCGGCTCGACATCAAGCCGGCGGTGACGGCCGAGTTCGAGGACAGCGCGCTGCTGTCGGTGTTCGGCGGCGACGGAGTCGGAATCTTTCAGGCGCCGACCGTGATCGAGAAGGAAGTGACGCGCCAGCACGGCGTCGAGATCATCGGACGGACCCAGGAAGTCCGGGAGCGATTCTACGCGATTTCGGTGGAGCGGCGGCTCAAGCACCCGGCCGTCGTGGCCATTTCCGATGCCGCGCGCCACGAGCTGTTCGCTCGTTCATGA
- a CDS encoding methyltransferase domain-containing protein, which translates to MTFDSPTLRASMITSHVGFAAGERVLDVSLYGRLGHGQQPISIAIQRSCHGAVVTAVYENQRLRASAQRKLTAAGVDVALMDGRPEALPFQPMSFDTVVSSLLFHHLDDARKQRVLREMHRVLGPGGRIVVLDWTRPATAALRLAFWTVRATDGFLQTAAACRGELVRMMQQAGFADASEVSTHDAFPGTLGLFCGSKASAGLHTNGGLAR; encoded by the coding sequence ATGACGTTCGACTCGCCAACCCTTCGCGCCTCCATGATCACCAGCCATGTCGGCTTTGCCGCCGGCGAGCGGGTTCTGGACGTGAGCCTCTACGGCCGCCTCGGTCACGGCCAGCAGCCGATCTCGATCGCAATCCAACGGTCCTGCCATGGCGCCGTCGTCACGGCGGTCTACGAGAACCAGCGCCTGCGCGCGTCCGCCCAGCGGAAGCTGACAGCGGCAGGCGTCGACGTCGCGCTCATGGATGGCCGGCCCGAGGCTCTGCCGTTCCAGCCGATGTCCTTCGACACCGTGGTCTCGAGCCTGCTGTTCCACCACCTCGACGATGCGCGCAAGCAGCGCGTGCTCCGCGAGATGCATCGAGTGCTGGGGCCGGGCGGGCGCATCGTCGTGCTCGACTGGACGCGGCCGGCAACGGCAGCGCTGCGGCTCGCGTTCTGGACGGTGCGCGCCACGGACGGCTTCCTGCAAACCGCCGCGGCATGCCGCGGCGAGCTTGTCCGGATGATGCAGCAGGCCGGCTTTGCCGACGCGAGCGAGGTCTCCACCCACGACGCCTTCCCGGGGACGCTCGGATTGTTCTGCGGCAGCAAGGCAAGCGCCGGCCTGCACACAAACGGCGGGCTCGCGCGATGA
- a CDS encoding pyridoxal-phosphate dependent enzyme: MPAYAADLAAVRAAAGRLTGYVHRTPVFTCSTIDERAGRSLFFKCENFQKVGAFKYRGACNAVLQLDEERARRGVVTHSSGNHAQALALAARQRGIPAHIVMPEGTPAVKLRAVADYGARVILCAPTLAARERTAADVAAQTGAVYVPPYDDPAIIAGQGTTALELFEQVADLDAILAPVGGGGLISGMSVVARSLHPRVRIFAAEPEGADDAARSVAAGRLIPQTAPATIADGLRTSLGELTWPILRDHVEAVITVSEESIIAAMRLMWERAKLLIEPSSAVAVAAVLAPSFPAASQVRRVGVVLSGGNVDFDYLPW; the protein is encoded by the coding sequence ATGCCCGCCTACGCCGCCGATCTGGCCGCAGTCCGAGCGGCCGCCGGTCGCCTGACCGGCTACGTCCACCGCACTCCCGTCTTCACGTGCTCCACCATAGACGAGCGCGCCGGGCGCTCGCTCTTCTTCAAGTGCGAAAACTTCCAGAAGGTTGGAGCGTTCAAGTACCGCGGCGCGTGCAATGCGGTCCTGCAGCTCGACGAAGAGCGCGCGCGACGCGGCGTCGTCACGCACAGCTCGGGCAACCATGCACAGGCGCTGGCGCTGGCGGCGCGGCAGCGAGGAATTCCGGCGCACATCGTCATGCCGGAAGGAACGCCGGCGGTGAAGCTTCGAGCCGTCGCGGACTACGGCGCACGCGTGATCCTGTGTGCTCCGACGCTGGCAGCGCGAGAGCGGACCGCAGCCGATGTGGCCGCGCAGACGGGCGCGGTCTACGTGCCGCCATACGATGATCCAGCCATCATCGCCGGACAGGGCACGACCGCGCTCGAGCTCTTCGAGCAGGTCGCGGATCTGGATGCCATCCTCGCTCCGGTCGGCGGCGGCGGGCTCATTTCCGGAATGAGCGTGGTTGCGCGGTCGCTGCACCCGCGCGTTCGTATTTTCGCAGCCGAACCCGAAGGAGCCGATGATGCGGCGCGGTCCGTAGCCGCAGGGCGGCTGATTCCGCAGACCGCCCCTGCAACCATCGCCGATGGGCTCCGCACGAGCCTGGGCGAGCTTACGTGGCCCATCCTTCGCGATCACGTCGAAGCCGTCATCACCGTCAGCGAAGAGTCGATCATCGCGGCCATGCGCCTGATGTGGGAGCGGGCCAAGCTGCTCATCGAGCCGAGCTCGGCAGTTGCCGTCGCCGCGGTTCTGGCGCCGAGCTTCCCTGCCGCATCGCAGGTGCGCCGGGTCGGAGTGGTGCTCAGCGGAGGCAACGTCGACTTCGACTACCTGCCCTGGTGA
- a CDS encoding transporter substrate-binding domain-containing protein: MKLLTRPAICLVLLLTTVSCQSDPDSRAPDPPAAATPSRSDDDVIHDGQDSPFPELVEAPPAAAQEPSDPPEAARPVGVHKAPDTEKSPELAAAAKEDEPAHSRDLAAIRAAGEILMLTPTNATSYFLYRGEPMGFEYELMRQFAEENHLTLRVEVVSDPTTLLDRLDQGAGDIAAGRLARTDVLEGRIAYTRPLYQSDPVLVQQERPIVATDLPPEATQAASGRSKTIQEIEAGVRLIEKPWQLAGKRVDVPQDSAYERTLIELEDSISGDIHVVEVQTGDEALIKRVAEGQITYTVAHENIGRLTEVYFTNLKIKPILGETHEIVWALPAASTELLAALNAWLEGKERSGHLAVMYRKYFADRRAFTERVESEYLTSATGKLSPFDDLLRRYAPSLGWDWRLLASQAYQESRFNPKAKSWAGAAGLLQLMPRTAKEVGVTDLFKPEDNVSGAVRFLQSLQTRWADRIADEKERLKFILASYNVGPGHVDDARRLAEKYGGDPQSWRDVSYWLLEKSKAKIAADPVVKFGYCRGIEPVMYVERILERFEHYRQFVET; the protein is encoded by the coding sequence ATGAAGCTGCTGACGCGCCCTGCAATCTGCCTCGTGCTGCTCCTGACAACGGTGTCGTGTCAGAGCGATCCCGACTCGCGCGCGCCGGACCCGCCGGCGGCAGCCACACCTTCTCGCAGCGACGACGACGTCATCCACGACGGTCAGGACTCGCCGTTCCCCGAGCTCGTCGAGGCGCCGCCCGCGGCTGCGCAGGAGCCGTCCGATCCTCCCGAAGCGGCCAGGCCCGTCGGAGTGCACAAGGCGCCCGATACGGAGAAGTCCCCTGAGCTGGCGGCGGCAGCGAAGGAGGACGAGCCCGCACACTCGCGCGATCTTGCCGCGATCCGCGCGGCCGGCGAGATCCTCATGCTGACGCCGACCAACGCGACCTCCTACTTTCTCTACCGCGGCGAGCCGATGGGATTCGAATACGAGCTGATGCGGCAGTTCGCCGAAGAGAACCACCTGACGCTGCGAGTGGAAGTCGTCTCGGATCCGACGACCCTTCTGGATCGGCTCGACCAGGGCGCGGGTGACATCGCCGCCGGACGCCTGGCGCGCACCGACGTGCTCGAAGGACGCATCGCCTACACACGGCCGCTCTATCAGTCCGACCCCGTGCTCGTTCAGCAGGAGCGGCCGATCGTCGCGACGGACCTTCCTCCGGAAGCCACTCAGGCGGCGAGCGGGCGCAGCAAAACCATCCAGGAGATCGAGGCCGGCGTTCGTCTCATCGAGAAGCCGTGGCAGCTGGCCGGCAAGCGAGTGGACGTTCCCCAGGACTCCGCCTACGAACGCACGCTGATCGAGCTGGAAGACAGCATCTCCGGCGACATCCATGTTGTGGAGGTGCAGACGGGCGATGAAGCGCTCATCAAGCGCGTGGCCGAGGGCCAGATCACCTACACCGTGGCGCACGAGAACATCGGCAGGCTCACCGAGGTCTACTTCACCAACCTCAAGATCAAGCCGATCCTCGGAGAGACGCACGAGATCGTATGGGCGCTGCCCGCGGCATCGACCGAGCTGCTGGCGGCGCTCAACGCCTGGCTCGAAGGCAAGGAGAGGTCGGGGCACCTGGCGGTCATGTACAGGAAGTACTTCGCCGACCGCCGAGCGTTCACCGAGCGCGTCGAGAGCGAGTACCTGACCTCCGCGACGGGCAAGCTGTCACCGTTCGACGATCTGCTGCGCCGCTACGCGCCCTCGCTCGGCTGGGACTGGCGGCTGCTCGCGTCGCAGGCCTACCAGGAGTCTCGCTTCAATCCGAAGGCGAAGTCGTGGGCCGGCGCGGCCGGACTGCTGCAGCTGATGCCGCGCACGGCCAAGGAAGTCGGAGTCACCGATCTGTTCAAGCCGGAGGACAACGTGAGCGGCGCCGTCCGTTTCCTGCAGTCGCTGCAGACGCGCTGGGCCGATCGCATCGCCGACGAGAAGGAGCGGCTCAAGTTCATCCTGGCCTCGTACAACGTCGGGCCCGGTCACGTCGACGATGCGCGCCGGCTCGCCGAGAAGTATGGCGGCGACCCCCAAAGCTGGCGCGACGTGTCCTACTGGCTGCTGGAGAAATCCAAGGCCAAGATCGCGGCCGACCCCGTCGTCAAGTTCGGCTACTGCCGAGGCATCGAGCCGGTGATGTACGTCGAGCGCATCCTCGAGCGCTTCGAGCACTACCGGCAGTTCGTGGAGACGTGA
- a CDS encoding TerC family protein, with protein MPLETIGSPMLWSAFLAFVLAMLAIDLGVFHRNAHEVSVKEAAAWSAIWFVLAVIFNLGVYSWFGTERALEFATGYLIEKALAVDNIFVFVVIFSAFSVPARYQHRVLFWGVIGALVMRAAFIFAGAAFLQRFHWGIYVFGAILAITGIKLLLQRHEEMHPEQNPLLRGFQRLFPVTHEMQGDKFTIVRAGRRYATPLLLALLAVEITDLIFAVDSIPAIFAVTADPFIVFTSNIFAILGLRSLYFLLAGVITQFAYLKVGLSFVLIFVGAKMLLMDVYKIPIGVSLAAIAGILGASVLVSLWKPPSAREVSCDVLLEDPKVEVE; from the coding sequence ATGCCACTGGAAACCATCGGATCGCCCATGCTGTGGTCGGCCTTCCTCGCCTTCGTGCTGGCGATGCTGGCCATCGACCTCGGCGTGTTTCACCGCAATGCCCACGAGGTGAGCGTCAAGGAGGCGGCGGCATGGAGCGCGATCTGGTTCGTGCTGGCGGTGATCTTCAATCTCGGCGTCTACTCCTGGTTCGGCACCGAGCGCGCGCTCGAGTTCGCCACCGGCTACCTGATCGAGAAGGCGCTCGCCGTCGACAACATCTTCGTCTTCGTCGTCATCTTCAGCGCCTTTTCCGTGCCCGCGCGCTATCAGCATCGCGTGCTGTTCTGGGGTGTGATCGGTGCGCTGGTGATGCGAGCCGCGTTCATCTTCGCCGGTGCGGCGTTTCTGCAGCGGTTCCACTGGGGAATCTACGTCTTCGGCGCGATCCTCGCGATCACCGGCATCAAGCTGCTGCTGCAGCGCCACGAGGAGATGCATCCGGAGCAGAATCCGCTGCTGCGCGGCTTCCAGCGCCTGTTCCCCGTCACGCACGAGATGCAGGGCGACAAGTTCACGATCGTGCGCGCCGGCCGCCGCTACGCCACGCCGCTGCTGCTGGCGCTGCTGGCGGTAGAGATCACCGACCTGATCTTTGCCGTCGACTCGATCCCCGCCATCTTCGCCGTCACCGCCGACCCCTTCATCGTCTTCACCTCCAACATCTTCGCGATCCTGGGCCTGCGCTCGCTCTACTTCCTGCTCGCGGGCGTGATCACGCAGTTTGCATATCTCAAGGTCGGCCTGTCCTTCGTGCTGATCTTCGTCGGCGCCAAGATGCTGTTGATGGACGTCTACAAGATTCCCATCGGCGTCTCGCTCGCCGCCATAGCCGGCATCCTCGGAGCCTCCGTCCTCGTCTCGCTGTGGAAGCCGCCGTCGGCTCGCGAAGTGAGCTGCGACGTGCTGCTCGAGGACCCCAAGGTCGAGGTAGAGTAG